A genomic segment from Mycoplasmopsis arginini encodes:
- the atpG gene encoding ATP synthase F1 subunit gamma: MESLQKIKQRINSINSTKKITKAMELVATAKFSKIKNKISEVKSYFKNVENIFINLIKHSEQDIDKLLNRHAWKFTAKRNLYIVFGSDLGLCGSFNSEMYKKINEVVTGDDILIVIGSKLLSLIEKNKKYHIIQTLTQIGDNPTYEIAQVVSNKIYDVLEISLLTSVKLIYTDYENPLKADPIVQEIFPISKNTIEKFDKENINNNVNNDNLEIIFEPNPEVILINSFRIFFEASIYNALINAKMAETSQRRTAMEQASDNAEELIEDLKIEYNSSRQSKITQELTEIVNGAGS, translated from the coding sequence ATGGAAAGTTTGCAAAAAATAAAACAAAGAATTAACTCAATTAATTCAACAAAAAAAATAACAAAAGCAATGGAACTTGTTGCAACTGCAAAATTTTCCAAAATAAAAAATAAAATCAGTGAAGTAAAATCATATTTTAAAAATGTGGAAAATATATTTATTAATTTAATCAAACATTCTGAACAAGATATAGATAAATTATTAAATCGTCATGCTTGAAAATTTACAGCAAAAAGAAATTTATATATTGTTTTTGGAAGTGATTTAGGTCTTTGTGGTTCTTTTAATTCAGAAATGTATAAAAAAATTAATGAGGTAGTTACCGGCGACGATATTTTAATTGTTATTGGATCAAAACTATTAAGTTTAATTGAGAAAAATAAAAAATATCATATTATTCAAACTTTAACGCAAATTGGCGATAATCCAACTTATGAAATAGCTCAAGTGGTTTCAAATAAAATATATGATGTTTTAGAAATTTCATTATTAACATCAGTTAAATTAATTTATACAGATTATGAAAATCCATTAAAAGCTGATCCAATTGTTCAAGAAATTTTTCCAATTTCAAAAAACACAATTGAAAAATTTGACAAAGAAAATATAAACAATAATGTAAATAATGATAATTTAGAAATAATTTTTGAACCTAATCCAGAAGTTATTTTAATAAATTCTTTTCGAATCTTTTTTGAAGCTTCTATTTATAATGCTTTAATTAATGCAAAAATGGCTGAAACAAGTCAAAGAAGAACGGCAATGGAACAAGCGTCTGATAACGCAGAAGAGTTAATAGAAGATTTAAAAATTGAATACAACAGTTCACGTCAATCAAAAATTACTCAAGAACTTACTGAAATTGTTAATGGAGCAGGTTCTTAG
- the atpD gene encoding F0F1 ATP synthase subunit beta: MAKKEEKSELNYGVITQILGAVIDVRFDEGKAPKMLNALEVVDENNSENKQILEVAQHIGNDTVRTIAMSLTIGLRRGMKVLDLKRPISAPVGKEILSRMFNVLGQPIDLLGGNFEHQMPIHRSAPSFEEQKSTLEIFETGIKVIDLLIPYIKGGKIGLFGGAGVGKTVLIQELINNIAKQHGGLSVFAGVGERTREGNDLYHEMKASGVLDKTALVFGQMNEPPGARMRAPFTALTMAEYFRDQMGQDVLLFIDNIFRFTQAGSEVSALLGRMPSAVGYQPTLAVEMGQLQERITSTNKGSITSVQAVYVPADDLTDPAPATTFTHLDAKTVLDRDIAALGIYPAIDPLGSNSRMMDPNIIGLEHYNTAREVQNILQRFKELQDIIAILGMHELSEEDKKVVARARRIRSFLSQPFFVAEKFSGIKGRYIQLQDTIRSFKEILSGKYDDLPEEAFLYVGTIEDVIEKAKTLGYKFEK, encoded by the coding sequence ATGGCAAAAAAAGAAGAAAAAAGTGAATTAAATTATGGTGTTATTACCCAAATTTTGGGTGCTGTTATCGACGTTAGATTCGATGAAGGTAAGGCTCCTAAAATGTTAAATGCTCTAGAAGTTGTTGATGAAAATAACTCCGAAAATAAACAAATTCTAGAAGTTGCACAACACATTGGTAATGATACAGTAAGAACTATTGCTATGAGTTTAACTATTGGTTTAAGAAGAGGGATGAAGGTTCTTGATTTAAAAAGACCAATTAGTGCTCCTGTAGGAAAAGAAATTCTCTCAAGAATGTTTAATGTTTTGGGTCAACCGATTGATTTACTTGGTGGTAATTTCGAACACCAAATGCCTATTCATAGAAGTGCTCCAAGTTTTGAAGAACAAAAATCAACATTAGAGATTTTTGAAACTGGTATTAAAGTTATCGACCTTTTAATTCCTTACATTAAAGGCGGGAAAATTGGTTTATTTGGTGGAGCTGGTGTTGGTAAAACAGTTTTAATTCAAGAATTAATTAACAATATTGCTAAACAACATGGTGGTTTATCTGTTTTTGCTGGTGTTGGTGAAAGAACTAGAGAAGGGAATGATTTATACCATGAAATGAAAGCAAGCGGTGTTCTAGATAAAACCGCTTTAGTTTTTGGTCAAATGAATGAACCTCCCGGCGCTAGAATGAGAGCACCATTTACTGCTCTTACAATGGCTGAATATTTTCGTGATCAAATGGGACAAGATGTTTTATTATTTATTGATAACATTTTTAGATTTACCCAGGCAGGTTCAGAAGTTTCAGCTTTATTAGGCAGAATGCCCTCAGCTGTTGGATACCAACCTACCTTAGCAGTTGAAATGGGTCAGTTGCAAGAAAGAATTACTTCAACTAATAAAGGTTCAATTACATCAGTGCAAGCAGTTTATGTACCAGCGGATGACTTAACAGATCCAGCGCCTGCAACAACATTTACTCACTTAGATGCTAAAACAGTCTTAGATCGTGATATTGCTGCTTTAGGTATTTATCCAGCAATAGATCCATTAGGTTCAAATTCAAGAATGATGGATCCAAATATAATCGGTTTAGAACATTATAATACTGCAAGAGAAGTTCAAAATATCCTACAAAGATTTAAAGAATTACAAGATATTATTGCAATTTTAGGTATGCATGAACTTTCAGAAGAAGATAAAAAGGTTGTTGCAAGAGCAAGAAGAATTAGAAGCTTTTTATCACAGCCATTTTTTGTTGCTGAAAAATTTAGTGGTATTAAAGGTAGATATATTCAATTGCAAGACACAATAAGATCATTTAAAGAAATATTAAGTGGTAAATACGATGATTTACCTGAAGAAGCATTTTTATATGTAGGTACAATCGAAGACGTAATTGAAAAGGCTAAAACTTTAGGATATAAATTTGAAAAATAA
- a CDS encoding F0F1 ATP synthase subunit epsilon produces the protein MSENKFINILITTPNGVYYQSKAFIATFTTTEGQIGLMKEAIPFLAALVPSKIIIKEDNNLTKTFFIDRGIVEFKNNLLSLIVNNIDTKAFDKEAKFEKVDETKYTVIEELVLKKKLAEQKK, from the coding sequence ATGAGTGAAAATAAATTTATTAATATCCTTATAACAACACCAAACGGTGTATATTATCAATCAAAAGCTTTTATTGCAACTTTTACTACAACAGAAGGTCAAATTGGTTTAATGAAAGAAGCAATACCTTTTTTAGCAGCACTTGTTCCTTCAAAAATTATTATTAAAGAAGACAATAATTTGACAAAAACTTTTTTTATTGATCGTGGAATTGTAGAATTTAAAAATAACTTACTTTCTTTAATTGTAAATAACATAGATACCAAAGCTTTTGATAAAGAAGCTAAATTTGAAAAAGTCGACGAAACTAAATACACGGTTATCGAAGAATTAGTTTTAAAGAAAAAATTGGCTGAACAAAAAAAATAA
- a CDS encoding DUF3800 domain-containing protein: MIEVNDKKYFDNELSITKRLSEFDDDYESKLDIIFLDSKTSREIQISDVICGFVARLYNFLSHNAEKAIFTFIKGLNKNCEAFKTLKTFADLMSLSDNVSHMMFKKTNPLFIENRFALFIKLLEE; encoded by the coding sequence ATGATTGAAGTTAACGACAAAAAGTATTTTGATAATGAGCTCTCAATAACTAAAAGATTGAGTGAATTTGATGATGATTATGAAAGCAAATTAGATATTATTTTTTTGGATTCAAAAACTAGCAGAGAAATACAAATTTCTGATGTTATTTGTGGCTTTGTTGCTAGATTGTATAACTTTTTGAGTCATAATGCTGAGAAGGCTATATTTACCTTCATTAAAGGCTTGAATAAAAATTGTGAAGCTTTTAAGACATTAAAAACTTTTGCGGATTTAATGTCTTTATCTGATAATGTATCTCATATGATGTTTAAAAAGACTAACCCACTTTTTATTGAGAATAGATTCGCTTTATTTATAAAATTGCTTGAAGAATAA
- a CDS encoding IS30 family transposase, producing the protein MNYTIKKYNHLTDSERIIIENYLKLNYSLRMISRLIKRSVSTLSREIKRNTNEFGVYEFKYASLKTKERFRHKYYFKFVDNKKFKNFSKAFLQKYDKKFFGIKSTYNYIKTKTKHCCPSLRTVFNWINTNNWVIKKYQKLRLYYKKGGKRTASVINRLVKSADYVFPIWTRPKSIDLRLEFGHWEADLVLGKRANGYNNVLTLTERKTRIGFERIIQSKSPHTINSELKKIIKDNGLQVKTITMDNGIEFEKIGILARWMNIKIYRAEPYASFQRGSNEHWNGILRREFKKGFNFNTITQEKLDSVVNQINNMTREILNWKTPLQVYLENIK; encoded by the coding sequence ATGAATTATACAATAAAAAAATATAACCATTTAACAGATTCTGAAAGAATAATTATTGAAAATTACTTAAAGTTAAATTATTCTCTTCGTATGATTTCAAGATTAATTAAACGAAGTGTATCAACCTTAAGTAGGGAAATAAAAAGGAATACAAATGAATTTGGAGTTTATGAATTTAAATATGCTAGTTTAAAAACAAAAGAAAGATTTAGACATAAGTATTATTTTAAATTTGTCGATAACAAAAAATTCAAAAATTTTTCTAAAGCTTTTTTACAAAAATATGACAAAAAGTTTTTTGGCATAAAGTCAACATATAATTATATAAAAACTAAAACAAAGCACTGTTGTCCTTCTTTGAGAACAGTGTTTAATTGAATAAATACTAATAATTGAGTTATAAAAAAGTATCAAAAATTAAGATTATATTATAAAAAAGGTGGTAAAAGAACTGCATCTGTAATAAATCGGCTTGTAAAATCAGCTGATTATGTTTTTCCAATATGAACCCGACCTAAATCTATAGATTTAAGACTTGAGTTTGGACACTGAGAAGCAGATTTGGTTTTAGGAAAAAGAGCAAATGGATATAATAATGTTTTAACTTTAACTGAAAGAAAAACAAGAATTGGGTTTGAAAGAATAATACAAAGCAAATCGCCACATACAATTAATTCAGAACTAAAAAAGATTATAAAAGATAATGGATTACAAGTAAAAACAATAACAATGGACAACGGTATTGAATTTGAAAAAATAGGTATTTTAGCTAGATGAATGAATATAAAAATTTATAGAGCTGAACCTTACGCATCTTTTCAAAGAGGATCAAATGAACATTGAAACGGAATTTTAAGAAGGGAATTTAAAAAAGGATTTAACTTTAATACTATAACGCAAGAAAAATTAGATTCGGTTGTTAACCAAATAAATAATATGACACGCGAAATACTAAATTGGAAAACACCGCTACAAGTGTATTTAGAAAATATTAAATAA
- a CDS encoding thymidine kinase, translating to MYKNFSKGMIEIITGPMFSGKSEELLRRLRTLSYAKFNSLIIKPEYDNRFSENEIVSRCGLKHKTFSIKKIEEIYNLLNKQKYQAVLIDEAHFFGLDLINIADDLANKGYLVIIAGLDQDYQRRPFEPIPSLMAIAETVTKLQAICVVCQNIASTSYRKAKSDDLNYLGDYNEYEARCRKCHLLGEKVKK from the coding sequence ATGTATAAAAATTTTTCAAAAGGAATGATTGAAATAATAACAGGACCTATGTTTAGTGGTAAGAGTGAAGAGTTATTAAGAAGACTAAGAACTTTATCGTATGCAAAGTTTAATAGTTTAATTATCAAACCGGAATATGATAACCGTTTCTCGGAAAACGAAATAGTAAGCCGTTGCGGTTTAAAACATAAAACATTTTCAATTAAAAAAATTGAAGAAATTTATAATCTATTAAATAAACAAAAATATCAAGCGGTTTTAATTGATGAAGCTCATTTTTTTGGTTTAGATTTAATTAATATTGCTGATGATTTAGCAAATAAAGGATATCTTGTTATTATCGCTGGATTAGATCAAGATTACCAACGTCGCCCTTTTGAACCTATACCAAGTCTTATGGCCATAGCCGAAACAGTAACAAAATTACAAGCAATATGCGTTGTTTGTCAGAATATTGCTTCTACTTCTTACCGTAAAGCAAAAAGTGATGATTTAAATTATCTAGGTGATTATAACGAATATGAAGCTAGATGCCGTAAATGTCATTTATTAGGTGAAAAAGTAAAAAAATAA
- the metK gene encoding methionine adenosyltransferase codes for MKRLLTSESVGAGHPDKICDQISDAILDAALSQDKYSRVACDVIANDNLIYVGGQVTTKAKINVEKEAWKILENLGYKREDFKIINGITKQSADIAKGVDKDNDKELGAGDQGILFGYATDENDYFMPWPLILSHELVKRAEGLRRENKFPFAKSDMKSQVTLEYDDELNKFKIKKVLMSIQHEENCDYKIFKEFIKTNIINFVLKKHGFNLDYELLINPTGRFVIGGPIGDTGLTGRKIIVDTYGGFARHGGGAFSGKDATKIDRSAAYMARYIAKNLVAANIAKKVEIQLSYAIGLPRPQSIFVETFSSSKYSEEQIIKAIYKIFDLSVEGIIKTLDLLKPIYLQTSTFGHFGRNDLELSWEKLDKIEEIKNFFENI; via the coding sequence ATGAAAAGATTATTAACTAGTGAATCAGTAGGGGCAGGTCACCCTGATAAAATTTGTGACCAAATTTCTGATGCAATTTTAGATGCAGCCTTAAGCCAAGATAAATATTCCAGAGTTGCTTGTGATGTTATTGCTAATGATAACTTAATTTATGTTGGCGGGCAAGTAACAACAAAAGCAAAAATCAATGTAGAAAAAGAGGCATGAAAAATTTTGGAAAATTTAGGTTATAAAAGAGAGGATTTTAAGATTATTAATGGTATTACAAAACAAAGTGCTGATATCGCTAAAGGTGTCGATAAAGATAATGATAAGGAATTAGGCGCTGGTGACCAAGGAATTTTATTTGGTTATGCAACTGATGAAAATGACTATTTTATGCCTTGACCATTAATCTTGTCTCATGAATTAGTAAAAAGAGCTGAAGGCCTAAGAAGAGAAAATAAATTTCCTTTTGCTAAATCTGATATGAAAAGCCAAGTAACGCTTGAATACGATGATGAATTAAATAAATTTAAAATAAAGAAAGTTTTAATGTCAATTCAACATGAAGAAAATTGTGATTATAAAATATTTAAAGAATTTATTAAAACCAATATTATTAATTTTGTTTTAAAAAAACACGGTTTTAATTTAGATTATGAATTGTTAATTAATCCAACTGGAAGATTTGTAATTGGCGGTCCTATTGGTGATACCGGACTAACCGGAAGAAAAATAATAGTCGATACATATGGTGGCTTTGCTAGACATGGTGGTGGAGCATTTTCGGGAAAAGATGCAACAAAGATTGATCGATCTGCTGCTTATATGGCAAGATATATTGCGAAAAATCTAGTAGCTGCCAACATAGCTAAAAAAGTAGAAATTCAATTATCATATGCAATAGGTCTACCAAGACCACAATCAATTTTTGTTGAAACATTTAGCTCATCAAAATATAGCGAAGAACAGATTATAAAAGCTATTTATAAAATTTTTGATTTAAGCGTTGAAGGAATTATAAAAACTTTAGATTTATTAAAACCAATTTACTTGCAAACATCTACTTTTGGACATTTTGGAAGAAATGATTTAGAACTATCTTGAGAAAAACTTGATAAAATAGAAGAAATTAAAAACTTTTTTGAAAATATATAA
- the ychF gene encoding redox-regulated ATPase YchF, producing MSLKAGIVGLPNVGKSTLFSALTLNEAESANYAFTTIEPNVAIVNLEDERLYKLAKIVNTKKVVPATFQFVDIAGLVEGASKGEGLGNKFLANIREVDAIVHVIRCFENDDIVHVNNKIDPIHDLQIINLELILADLQLVENVLNRIGKKALNSKDEELKKEYNILLKIKDYLLEEKMLKNIAFDEEEFLLIKNYQFLSIKPTIYVANLDTNTYKNINESQHFLKLKNEIEKNNEVIIPISVKIEHELSSFSKEEKQMFLSEYNIEKSGLDEIISKSFYILNQATYFTAGEIEARAWVFKNGMNAAECAGIIHTDFEKKFVKAEIIKYDDYILYNGEKGAKENGKMSLEGRNYLMKDGDVCYFKIAK from the coding sequence ATGTCATTAAAAGCAGGGATTGTTGGATTACCAAATGTAGGGAAAAGTACATTATTTTCAGCATTAACATTAAATGAAGCTGAATCTGCTAATTATGCTTTTACTACAATTGAACCTAATGTTGCTATTGTAAATTTAGAAGATGAAAGATTATATAAACTAGCAAAAATTGTAAATACCAAAAAAGTTGTTCCTGCAACATTTCAATTTGTTGATATTGCCGGTTTGGTTGAGGGCGCTTCAAAAGGAGAAGGTCTAGGAAATAAATTTTTAGCTAATATTCGCGAAGTTGATGCTATTGTCCATGTTATAAGATGTTTTGAAAATGATGATATTGTTCATGTTAACAATAAAATTGATCCGATTCATGATTTGCAAATTATTAATTTAGAACTTATTTTAGCTGATTTACAACTAGTTGAAAATGTGTTAAATAGAATAGGAAAAAAAGCATTAAATTCTAAAGATGAAGAACTAAAAAAAGAATATAATATTTTGTTAAAAATTAAAGATTATTTACTTGAAGAAAAAATGCTTAAGAATATTGCTTTTGATGAGGAAGAATTTTTATTAATCAAAAACTATCAATTTTTATCAATAAAACCAACAATTTATGTCGCTAACTTAGATACTAATACCTATAAAAATATTAATGAATCTCAACACTTTTTAAAATTAAAAAATGAAATTGAAAAAAATAATGAGGTTATAATACCCATCTCGGTAAAAATTGAACATGAATTATCTTCATTTTCAAAAGAAGAAAAACAAATGTTTTTAAGCGAATATAATATTGAAAAATCAGGTTTAGATGAAATTATTTCAAAAAGTTTTTACATTTTAAATCAAGCAACATATTTTACAGCCGGAGAAATAGAAGCTAGAGCATGAGTTTTTAAAAATGGAATGAATGCTGCAGAATGTGCCGGAATTATTCATACAGATTTTGAAAAGAAATTTGTTAAGGCTGAAATCATCAAATATGATGATTATATATTATATAATGGCGAAAAAGGCGCTAAAGAAAATGGTAAAATGTCACTTGAAGGAAGAAATTATTTAATGAAAGACGGAGATGTTTGCTATTTCAAAATTGCAAAATAA
- the asnA gene encoding aspartate--ammonia ligase — translation MKNSKLSLKETQFAIEKLKDIFSRKLRKSLNLTRVSAPLFLRSSSGLNDGLSGELPVIFKPKNINENIEIIHSLAKWKRDALARYNFGLYEGIYTDMNAIRQQEDIDLTHSFYVDQWDWELVINSNDRNLTFLKSIVKKIYKSLKLTEKTINKFYPSLDKKLPKNITFIDSEELFNLYPNLSPEEREYEAVKKHKAIFIYKIGNLLPDKKPHSKRAKDYDDWNLNGDLIVYDGINDIALELSSMGIRVNKLSLIKQYNLLEEEIMQISPYHKNIIEEKLPLTIGGGIGQSRIAMFLLEKNHIGEVQVSVWDEETKKEALKNNINLL, via the coding sequence ATGAAAAATTCTAAATTATCTTTGAAAGAAACACAATTTGCTATTGAAAAATTAAAGGATATTTTTTCACGAAAACTAAGAAAATCTTTAAATTTAACCAGAGTTTCAGCGCCATTATTTTTAAGAAGTTCTAGCGGGCTTAATGATGGGCTTTCCGGTGAACTTCCGGTTATTTTTAAACCTAAAAATATTAACGAAAATATCGAAATTATTCATTCATTAGCAAAATGAAAAAGAGACGCTTTAGCCCGATATAATTTTGGTTTATATGAAGGCATTTATACTGATATGAATGCAATAAGACAACAAGAAGATATAGATTTAACTCATTCATTTTATGTTGATCAATGAGACTGAGAATTGGTTATTAATTCCAATGATCGTAATTTAACATTTCTAAAATCAATTGTTAAAAAAATTTACAAGAGTTTAAAACTTACCGAAAAAACAATTAATAAATTTTATCCATCATTAGACAAAAAATTACCTAAGAACATAACGTTCATTGATTCTGAAGAGCTTTTTAATTTATATCCAAATTTAAGTCCGGAAGAAAGAGAATATGAAGCAGTAAAAAAACATAAAGCAATTTTTATATATAAAATTGGTAATTTACTACCTGATAAAAAGCCTCATTCAAAAAGAGCTAAAGATTATGATGATTGAAATTTAAATGGTGATTTAATTGTATATGACGGTATTAATGACATTGCTTTAGAACTAAGCAGTATGGGAATTAGAGTTAATAAATTATCATTAATTAAACAATATAATTTATTAGAAGAAGAAATTATGCAGATAAGTCCTTACCATAAAAATATAATTGAAGAAAAATTACCACTAACAATCGGTGGAGGAATTGGACAGTCAAGAATTGCTATGTTTTTATTAGAAAAAAATCATATTGGAGAAGTTCAAGTAAGTGTCTGGGATGAAGAAACAAAAAAAGAGGCACTTAAGAATAATATAAATTTATTATAA
- a CDS encoding phosphoglycerate kinase produces the protein MKKTIKDIDLKGKKVILRVDFNVPIANGIVMDTKRIDAAIPTIKYILDNGASLIMISHLGRIKSEEDKANKSLKVVVEKFSQILGKEVQFVPFTRGKEVEEAAENLKPGEVIFLENTRFEDLNDKAESGNNEELAKYWASLGDVYVNDAFGASHRSHASTAGIAKFVKESALGFLMNDEVSHLEKILDGFERPFVAIVGGAKVSDKIKVLEKLFHIADKVLVVGGMAYTFQKALGHKIGTSICEDDRVEMAKQYLVEYKDKIVLPIDNAYTDEFADKVPAFTTKDNIDIPDGYMGLDIGPQSVELFNEVISTAKTIFWNGPAGVTEFKNFENGTKGIAIAIANNQDAYSVVGGGDSVTAINKLGYQNKFSFISTGGGASIEFIQGNKMPGFEVIQDK, from the coding sequence ATGAAAAAAACAATAAAGGATATTGATTTAAAAGGAAAAAAAGTAATTTTAAGAGTTGATTTTAATGTTCCGATTGCAAACGGAATTGTTATGGACACTAAAAGAATTGATGCAGCCATCCCTACAATTAAATATATTTTAGACAATGGCGCTTCTTTAATTATGATTTCGCACTTAGGAAGAATTAAAAGCGAAGAAGATAAGGCAAACAAATCTTTAAAAGTTGTTGTTGAAAAATTCTCACAAATTCTAGGAAAAGAAGTTCAATTTGTACCATTCACTAGAGGAAAAGAAGTTGAAGAAGCAGCTGAAAATTTAAAACCAGGAGAGGTTATTTTCTTAGAAAATACCCGTTTTGAAGATTTAAACGATAAAGCGGAATCAGGAAATAATGAAGAATTAGCAAAATACTGAGCAAGTTTAGGTGATGTTTATGTAAACGATGCTTTTGGCGCCTCACATAGATCACATGCTTCAACAGCAGGAATTGCTAAATTTGTTAAAGAATCAGCATTAGGATTTTTAATGAATGATGAAGTGTCACATTTAGAAAAAATTCTAGATGGTTTTGAAAGACCTTTTGTCGCAATCGTTGGTGGTGCTAAGGTTAGTGATAAAATTAAAGTGTTAGAAAAATTATTCCATATTGCTGATAAGGTTTTAGTAGTTGGTGGTATGGCATATACTTTTCAAAAAGCCTTAGGGCATAAAATTGGAACATCAATTTGTGAAGATGATAGAGTTGAAATGGCAAAACAATATTTAGTTGAATATAAAGATAAAATTGTTTTACCTATTGATAATGCATATACAGATGAATTTGCTGATAAAGTTCCTGCATTTACCACAAAAGATAATATCGACATTCCTGATGGATATATGGGACTTGATATTGGTCCACAATCAGTAGAATTATTTAATGAAGTTATTTCAACAGCAAAAACCATTTTCTGAAATGGTCCTGCTGGTGTAACTGAATTTAAAAACTTCGAAAACGGAACTAAGGGAATTGCAATTGCAATTGCTAACAACCAAGATGCATACTCAGTTGTTGGTGGTGGAGATTCAGTTACTGCAATTAACAAATTAGGTTACCAAAATAAATTTAGTTTTATATCAACAGGTGGTGGTGCTTCTATTGAATTTATCCAAGGTAATAAAATGCCAGGATTTGAAGTAATTCAAGACAAATAA
- a CDS encoding diadenylate cyclase, translated as MDTAVYITLAVVVLIALIISINYIIVAVNATKKSKSIKKTLGNSTKIRIIYQLKEALEKLSKTKTGAIITIENNDNLDGLRTDGIILDANISSSILISIFNKHSPLHDGAVVIRNNKIYYVATYYKITKKSIDNKYGARHRAGMGISEMCDASTLIVSEENGGITLAENGVLQAVPIENLQSVLGRILKDSN; from the coding sequence ATGGATACTGCTGTATATATTACTTTAGCCGTCGTTGTCTTAATAGCACTTATAATTTCTATAAATTATATTATTGTTGCTGTTAACGCCACAAAAAAAAGTAAATCTATTAAAAAAACATTAGGAAATTCAACTAAAATAAGAATTATTTATCAATTAAAAGAAGCTTTGGAAAAGTTGTCTAAAACAAAAACCGGAGCAATTATAACGATCGAAAACAACGATAATTTAGATGGTTTAAGAACTGACGGAATTATTTTGGATGCAAATATTTCTTCATCTATTTTAATTTCAATTTTTAATAAGCATAGTCCACTTCATGATGGAGCTGTTGTTATAAGAAATAATAAAATTTATTATGTTGCGACATATTATAAAATTACAAAAAAATCCATTGATAATAAATATGGAGCAAGACACCGTGCTGGAATGGGAATTTCTGAAATGTGTGATGCTTCAACATTAATCGTTAGTGAAGAAAACGGTGGAATCACTTTAGCAGAAAACGGTGTTTTACAAGCAGTTCCAATTGAAAATCTTCAATCTGTTTTAGGAAGAATTTTAAAAGACTCTAATTAA